Below is a window of Fibrobacter sp. UWB11 DNA.
GGCGGTGATATCGAACATGATTATTCCATTGTTGCAAATAATACGGGTCTTTTTTATGAAGCCCGCTCGAACTGTGCTTCTGCGGGTGCAGGCGCGGTTGCAAGTCGCGATGGCATCAAGAAGCTTGGAAATTTTGTGAAAAATGGCCGTGACTGGAACGAATTTTCAGTCGAAGAAATCGCAAGCAAGACTGCCGAATACGCTACAGAACTCTTTGGCGCCCAGAAAATTGAAAGCGGCAAGATTCCGGTAATCCTTTCGGAACGCATCTCGGCGCGGTTCCTTGGCATGTACAACCAACCGTTCTTTGCCGAAACCATGCAGAAAGGGCAGTCTCGCCTTGACGGCAAGGAAGGTGAAAAAATTGCAAGCGACGTGTTCTCTCTGTGGAACGATCCGGTCGGTGAAATGTTTGAACACAAGTTCTACTTTGACTCCGAAGGTTGTGTGACCAAGCGTGTCAAGGTTGTCGAAAATGGCGTTTTCAATTCTGCTCTTTATAACCTTGAAACAGCATCCAAGGCAAAGTGCGAAACGACAGGAAGTGGTGCGCGTAGCTTTGGTAGCAAAATGTCCACCAGCTTCTATAATTTGCTTGTACCGCCAGGAACGATGACAACTGCAGAACTCCTCAAACTTTTCCCGAAGTGCTTGCTTGTGGTACGCCTGGAAGGCAATTCCGGCTGCAATCCTATAAGCGGCGAACTGAGTATTGGTGCTCACGGCTTCTGGTGCGAAAACGGGGCTATCCAGCATCCGGTCGATGGCGTTACGCTCAGCGGGAACTTCTTTGACATCATCAAGAACATTGTGGCGGTCGGTAATGAATACCGCGACCCGTTTGCAAGCTACAAGGTGCCTGCTCTCGCCATTAGCGAACTCAGCGTTAGCGCTTAGCCGCTCGTGCGCATCTTGAAATGCGCACATCTCGCCTTTACATGTCATCCCGTGC
It encodes the following:
- a CDS encoding TldD/PmbA family protein, with the translated sequence MNIKDAVSFMCDLAKGEADQFDVIASNSHSEGLSVFQGQVQNTEISDSVGLGVRVIKDGRPGYAHTERLTDEALRQTLKDALCHTQWTEKIDITLPQAVELPKGEPNYNPALESLDLATMKDFCIKLEKETFAKSKEIENIPYLGGDIEHDYSIVANNTGLFYEARSNCASAGAGAVASRDGIKKLGNFVKNGRDWNEFSVEEIASKTAEYATELFGAQKIESGKIPVILSERISARFLGMYNQPFFAETMQKGQSRLDGKEGEKIASDVFSLWNDPVGEMFEHKFYFDSEGCVTKRVKVVENGVFNSALYNLETASKAKCETTGSGARSFGSKMSTSFYNLLVPPGTMTTAELLKLFPKCLLVVRLEGNSGCNPISGELSIGAHGFWCENGAIQHPVDGVTLSGNFFDIIKNIVAVGNEYRDPFASYKVPALAISELSVSA